Proteins encoded together in one Colius striatus isolate bColStr4 chromosome 3, bColStr4.1.hap1, whole genome shotgun sequence window:
- the DCUN1D3 gene encoding DCN1-like protein 3, with protein sequence MGQCVTKCKNPSSTLGSKNGERESGSKSHSKRSAVHKDEHGSACAKPSGDILVNGTKKTDAAVESSQPSTFSGDAKKDSVSSAEESSLQRIGELFRRYKDEREDAILEEGMERFCNDLCVDPTEFKVLVLAWKFQAATMCKFTRKEFFEGCKAINADSIDGICARFPSLLIEAKQEDKFKDLYRFTFQFGLDSEEGQRSLHREIAIALWKLVFTQNKPPILDQWLHFLIENPSGIKGISRDTWNMFLNFTQVIGPDLSNYSEDEAWPSLFDTFVEWEMERRKKEEETKCVTSSDTEGLCVEEQT encoded by the exons ATGGGCCAGTGTGTCACCAAGTGCAAGAATCCTTCTTCTACCCTTGGCAGCAAAAACGGGGAGAGGGAATCGGGCAGCAAGTCGCACAGCAAGAGAAGCGCCGTCCACAAAGACGAGCACGGCTCCGCTTGTGCGAAGCCTTCGGGAGATATACTTGTGAATGggacaaagaaaacagatgctGCTGTAGAGTCTAGTCAGCCCTCAACGTTTTCTGGAGATGCAAAGAAAGACTCTGTCTCCAGCGCAGAAGAATCTTCACTTCAAAGAATTGGGGAGTTATTTAGGAGGTATAAGGATGAGCGGGAAGATGCCATACTGGAGGAAGGAATGGAACGATTTTGCAATGACCTCTGTGTTGATCCCACTGAATTTAAAGTGCTAGTTTTGGCTTGGAAATTCCAGGCTGCTACCATGTGCAAATTTACAAG GAAGGAGTTTTTTGAAGGCTGCAAAGCAATAAACGCAGACAGCATCGATGGCATCTGTGCCAGGTTCCCCAGCCTCTTGATCGAAGCCAAGCAGGAAGATAAGTTCAAGGATCTCTATCGCTTCACCTTCCAGTTCGGCCTGGACTCTGAAGAAGGACAGAGGTCGCTACATCGGGAAATAGCCATTGCCCTTTGGAAATTAGTCTTCACCCAAAACAAGCCCCCCATTTTGGACCAGTGGTTACACTTCCTAATCGAGAACCCCTCAGGAATCAAGGGAATCTCCCGGGACACGTGGAACATGTTTCTAAACTTTACTCAGGTGATTGGACCGGACCTTAGCAACTACAGCGAGGACGAGGCCTGGCCGAGCCTCTTCGATACCTTTGTGGAGTGGGAAATGGAgcgaaggaaaaaggaagaggaaaccAAATGTGTTACATCTTCGGACACAGAGGGCCTGTGTGTGGAGGAACAGACTTAG